One stretch of Pseudovibrio brasiliensis DNA includes these proteins:
- a CDS encoding carbohydrate ABC transporter permease, producing the protein MINQTPKWPVFVLGSVALVWIIPLVGIIAMSIRPEGEITNGWWTIEPFTFTLEAWREVWVNYPIGRAFLNSLAVASFATILPVLFAPAAAYAFHYLKFPFRRILLLILVNAFVVPNQVVIIPLFKLWRETGLIDTYWSVVIPFVGLSFAWSVLLVKNFLSNFPRSLIDAAQVDGCGHLRTYFFIVLPNTLTAMAAVGILQFMWTWNSLLLPMLFLRENATLPVMLSTISGTYEPNWDQRAVATIITSILPLVIFLFFQKYFSADGKNNSGSKG; encoded by the coding sequence ATGATCAATCAAACTCCAAAATGGCCTGTTTTTGTGCTGGGGTCTGTGGCGCTGGTCTGGATCATTCCGCTGGTCGGTATCATCGCCATGTCCATCCGTCCGGAGGGGGAAATCACCAATGGCTGGTGGACGATTGAGCCTTTCACGTTCACGCTGGAAGCCTGGCGTGAGGTCTGGGTCAACTACCCGATTGGCCGAGCATTTCTGAACTCGCTGGCTGTTGCCAGTTTCGCAACTATCCTCCCAGTTCTGTTCGCACCAGCGGCGGCCTATGCGTTCCATTATCTCAAGTTCCCGTTTCGGCGGATCTTGCTGCTTATTCTTGTGAACGCATTTGTTGTTCCAAATCAGGTGGTTATCATTCCACTCTTCAAGCTGTGGCGAGAAACAGGGCTGATCGACACCTACTGGTCGGTGGTCATTCCGTTTGTTGGCCTGTCTTTTGCCTGGTCGGTTTTGCTCGTCAAAAACTTCCTTTCCAACTTCCCGCGCTCGTTGATTGATGCGGCGCAGGTGGATGGGTGTGGGCACTTGCGGACCTACTTTTTCATCGTGCTACCAAACACGCTGACGGCGATGGCGGCGGTTGGCATTCTGCAGTTTATGTGGACGTGGAACTCGCTTCTGCTGCCGATGTTGTTCCTGCGGGAAAATGCGACACTGCCGGTGATGCTCTCCACGATCTCCGGCACCTATGAACCCAACTGGGATCAGCGCGCGGTCGCGACCATCATCACCTCCATCTTACCACTCGTTATCTTCTTGTTCTTCCAGAAGTATTTCTCCGCTGACGGCAAAAATAACAGCGGCTCCAAGGGCTAA
- a CDS encoding alpha-amylase family protein: protein MCQKKEVKDFRYRQIHLDFHTSEHIGGIGSKFDPTQFVETLKHGEVDSVTLFARCHHGWSYYPTNVGKPHPELQNADLLGDMIKACHAADIATPIYLTVQWDELTAREHPEWRVMQSQNTAANYPGTEPSAMNQLTPTWHTICLNHEGAIQRQIDIAKEVCARYNPPALFMDILASWECTCNACLSSMKSEGLDPLSADDRKSNDKRVLLRFFERFSQAVNGEFPDTRIFFNSGHIYKGQDERYQYYGHLELESLPTGGWGYDHFPVSARYADTLNLPYLGMTGRFHTHWGEFGGFKRADALTYECCLMVSLGARCSIGDQLHPNGHMDFATYDLIRPAYSRVKALEPYASNATYQREVAILSVEAQVSQLGSHLGHRSEPSDSASARMLLEMQIPFDLISSSSSFDDYKLIILPDSIRLNDDLAVRLKAFTDAGGAILATGESGLDVEGKRYLLDIGAELSDTPMEYDPSYLSCRGKLDDDLVDASVVMYEKGASLRATDGDVLADVRPSYFNRTWDKFCSHLHTPEDPDAEPIGVAIVQKGNVAYVAYPLFRLYGATGQTLYKYLVRGLINRLMPDQLIGTELPSATRMSLMKQADEQRQVLHVLYAPTQLRGSGVPYNDGQTRAVEIIEDAPELKEAKAWVRMDEEPTDVTCAYSGKTLPWEYDSLDKKLHIVFPSLHIHGAAVISQADNTVVAE from the coding sequence ATGTGCCAGAAAAAAGAAGTAAAAGACTTCCGATACCGCCAGATTCATCTGGATTTTCATACCTCTGAACATATCGGAGGGATCGGATCCAAGTTTGATCCGACGCAGTTTGTTGAAACGCTGAAGCATGGCGAGGTGGACTCCGTCACCTTGTTCGCCCGTTGCCATCACGGCTGGAGTTATTACCCCACCAATGTGGGCAAGCCGCACCCGGAACTGCAGAACGCAGACCTGTTGGGGGACATGATCAAGGCCTGTCATGCTGCCGACATTGCGACCCCAATTTACCTGACAGTTCAATGGGATGAGCTGACGGCCCGCGAGCATCCGGAATGGCGTGTGATGCAGTCGCAGAACACAGCGGCCAATTATCCGGGCACCGAGCCTTCCGCCATGAACCAGCTTACTCCCACATGGCACACCATCTGTCTGAACCATGAAGGTGCGATCCAGCGGCAGATCGACATCGCGAAGGAAGTTTGCGCGCGTTATAATCCGCCTGCGCTGTTCATGGACATTCTCGCCTCGTGGGAGTGTACCTGTAACGCCTGCCTTTCCTCAATGAAATCAGAGGGTTTGGACCCGCTGAGCGCGGACGACCGTAAGAGCAACGATAAACGCGTTCTTTTGCGTTTTTTTGAAAGGTTTTCGCAAGCGGTCAACGGAGAGTTCCCGGATACACGAATTTTCTTCAACTCTGGCCACATCTACAAAGGCCAGGATGAGCGCTATCAGTATTACGGTCATCTGGAGCTGGAGAGCTTGCCGACCGGTGGCTGGGGCTATGACCATTTTCCCGTCTCAGCACGGTACGCGGATACATTGAACCTGCCGTACCTGGGTATGACGGGACGCTTCCATACGCACTGGGGTGAGTTCGGCGGCTTTAAGCGGGCTGACGCGCTGACCTATGAGTGCTGCTTGATGGTATCTTTGGGCGCGCGCTGTTCCATCGGTGATCAACTGCACCCGAACGGGCATATGGACTTTGCAACTTACGACCTGATCCGCCCAGCTTATTCCCGTGTTAAAGCGCTGGAGCCCTATGCGAGCAACGCGACCTATCAGCGAGAAGTGGCGATCCTTTCTGTTGAGGCGCAGGTCTCCCAGCTTGGCAGCCATCTGGGCCATCGCAGTGAGCCGAGCGATTCCGCTTCTGCCCGCATGCTGCTGGAAATGCAGATCCCGTTTGATCTCATCTCCTCTTCCAGCAGTTTTGATGACTACAAGCTGATTATTTTGCCGGACAGCATTCGCCTGAATGATGACCTTGCGGTTCGCCTGAAAGCGTTTACGGACGCGGGCGGCGCCATTCTGGCCACTGGCGAGTCCGGCCTTGATGTTGAGGGCAAGCGATACCTCCTCGACATCGGAGCAGAACTGTCTGACACACCAATGGAGTATGACCCGAGCTATCTGTCCTGTCGGGGAAAGCTGGACGATGATCTGGTCGATGCTTCTGTTGTTATGTACGAGAAGGGGGCATCTCTGCGCGCAACAGATGGTGATGTGCTGGCTGATGTTCGACCATCCTATTTCAACCGCACATGGGACAAGTTCTGCTCGCATCTTCACACGCCGGAAGATCCGGACGCTGAGCCAATTGGCGTGGCGATCGTGCAAAAAGGCAATGTGGCTTATGTGGCGTATCCGCTGTTCCGTCTTTATGGCGCAACGGGCCAGACGCTTTACAAGTATCTGGTGCGCGGCCTTATCAACCGCCTGATGCCAGACCAGCTGATCGGCACCGAGCTGCCATCGGCGACGCGTATGTCCTTGATGAAGCAGGCCGATGAGCAACGTCAGGTGCTGCACGTGCTTTACGCACCAACCCAGCTGCGCGGCAGCGGTGTGCCATATAATGATGGTCAGACCCGTGCGGTTGAGATCATCGAGGATGCGCCGGAGCTGAAAGAAGCCAAAGCCTGGGTGCGTATGGACGAAGAGCCAACGGATGTGACCTGCGCTTATTCGGGTAAAACACTGCCATGGGAGTATGACAGCCTCGACAAAAAGCTGCACATCGTCTTTCCTAGCCTCCATATCCATGGGGCCGCCGTTATCTCGCAGGCAGATAACACCGTGGTTGCGGAATAA
- a CDS encoding LacI family DNA-binding transcriptional regulator: protein MKKPTILDVADTAGVAVGTVSRYLNDQRIRKDNRTRIEQAIADLGYRANTLARAMKTERTNTVGYLVPKFDEFNSGILTQLVRSLRARGYSIVTFHHSDEADAINEALESASSRRIDAIILSGTHEVTEKVQELLTGEQPVIIFNNDVPGVETDKVLVNDEAAAQDAVSRMIDFGHTRIGVVTGDLNGSTGQNRLQGYKKAHEQAGLSVDEELVYVGNWGQLDGYTAMDRFLGMENPPSAVFYSNYLMTIGGLDCLSSNGKQVGKDIDLVTFDDPDMFRLIPPGITAIEQPIEQIARHLTEIVLSRLDGTAPDHPRNIRVNCALKLRGSLGVARKPSGKTHEDS, encoded by the coding sequence GTGAAAAAACCAACCATCCTCGATGTAGCAGATACCGCGGGCGTCGCCGTTGGCACCGTTTCACGCTATCTGAACGATCAACGCATCAGGAAGGACAACCGGACCCGGATCGAACAAGCGATTGCCGATCTGGGATACCGGGCCAATACGCTTGCCCGCGCCATGAAAACAGAGCGCACGAACACGGTCGGGTATCTGGTTCCCAAGTTTGACGAGTTCAACTCGGGGATTTTGACCCAACTGGTGCGATCTCTGCGTGCCCGTGGGTATTCCATTGTAACCTTTCACCATTCCGATGAAGCGGATGCCATCAACGAGGCGCTGGAATCAGCGTCTTCACGGCGCATCGATGCCATCATCTTGTCCGGCACGCATGAAGTGACGGAGAAGGTGCAGGAGCTGCTGACCGGAGAGCAACCGGTCATCATCTTCAACAATGATGTGCCGGGCGTGGAAACGGACAAGGTGCTGGTCAATGATGAGGCCGCTGCGCAAGATGCAGTGAGCCGCATGATTGATTTTGGCCACACCCGCATTGGCGTGGTGACGGGGGACCTGAATGGAAGCACAGGGCAAAACCGGTTGCAGGGCTACAAAAAAGCCCATGAGCAAGCAGGCCTGAGTGTTGATGAGGAGTTGGTTTACGTTGGCAATTGGGGCCAGCTGGATGGATACACCGCCATGGACAGGTTCCTTGGCATGGAAAATCCGCCAAGTGCTGTGTTTTACTCCAATTACCTGATGACCATTGGTGGTCTGGATTGCTTGTCCAGCAACGGCAAACAGGTGGGCAAAGACATTGATCTTGTCACCTTTGATGACCCGGACATGTTCCGGCTAATCCCGCCGGGCATCACCGCTATTGAACAGCCCATTGAGCAGATTGCCCGTCATCTGACGGAAATCGTGCTGAGCCGGCTGGATGGAACGGCACCTGACCACCCCCGCAATATTCGCGTCAATTGCGCGCTCAAGCTGCGCGGCTCCTTAGGAGTTGCACGGAAACCCTCCGGAAAAACCCATGAAGATAGTTAG
- a CDS encoding endonuclease/exonuclease/phosphatase family protein, with the protein MKIVSYNIQYGTGIDGKVDLERIAGELEGADIIGLQEVDRFWKRNGNVDQAAELADLLGGYRWVYGPGLDMDASFHDENGKLVNRRRQHGEMILSKYPIISTRTYPLPKMGSITRHAIQAALLEAVIDAPGGPLRVYNTHLFYWSPDFALVQAQFVRDRIKTAPSEGGAWCGGPGIDAHWLNDEPQPTMPTDCILLGDMNNGPGTPVYEVFTGPPSEEGGRVQTLDGFVDPWVWLGNEEMSGKTAHFDTRRIDHVFVSASLRHRIAGMRVDEDAKGSDHLPVWLELKDA; encoded by the coding sequence ATGAAGATAGTTAGCTACAACATTCAATACGGAACCGGCATCGACGGAAAAGTCGATCTGGAGAGAATTGCAGGAGAACTTGAAGGGGCCGACATCATCGGCCTGCAGGAAGTTGACCGCTTCTGGAAACGAAACGGCAATGTAGATCAGGCCGCGGAACTGGCCGATCTGCTGGGTGGATATCGCTGGGTCTATGGCCCGGGCCTTGATATGGACGCCTCGTTTCATGATGAAAACGGCAAGCTGGTCAACCGCCGCCGTCAGCACGGGGAAATGATCCTTTCCAAATACCCGATCATTTCCACCCGCACTTATCCTTTGCCCAAGATGGGCTCCATCACTCGTCACGCCATTCAGGCGGCTCTTCTAGAAGCCGTCATTGATGCGCCGGGAGGACCGCTGCGGGTCTACAACACCCACCTGTTCTACTGGTCGCCAGACTTCGCGCTGGTGCAGGCACAGTTTGTGAGGGACCGCATCAAGACAGCGCCATCAGAGGGTGGAGCATGGTGTGGGGGCCCAGGCATTGATGCCCACTGGCTCAATGATGAACCGCAACCAACCATGCCAACCGACTGCATTTTGCTGGGCGATATGAACAACGGTCCGGGCACGCCGGTCTATGAAGTGTTCACCGGCCCGCCATCAGAAGAAGGTGGCCGTGTGCAGACATTGGATGGCTTTGTCGACCCATGGGTGTGGCTGGGCAATGAGGAGATGAGTGGTAAGACCGCGCACTTTGACACGCGCCGCATTGACCATGTGTTTGTGAGTGCCTCTCTGCGTCACCGCATTGCAGGCATGCGGGTTGATGAAGATGCGAAGGGCTCTGACCATTTGCCGGTCTGGCTGGAACTGAAGGACGCCTGA
- a CDS encoding ABC transporter ATP-binding protein: protein MAQVTLKNLEKSYGPTKVIHGIDLEIKDKEFVVFVGPSGCGKSTTLRMIAGLETISGGELFIGDRVVNDMPPRQRNISMVFQDYALYPHMTVAKNLGFSLKIAGVSQSEIETRVADAAAILGLEPYLKRKPGQLSGGQRQRVAMGRAIVRHPDVYLFDEPLSNLDAKLRTQMRIEIKKLHQRVGNTIIYVTHDQVEAMTLADRIVIMRDGIIEQVGSPREVFEKPNNTFVATFIGSPPMNLIDAHVASSNGDPVLKLGDGSELSAPARLRNTLEAGKAVKLGVRPEDISPEGNALPTAGEIAQLQLPVLLSEDLGSEATLFTELAGSPVQSIMYNPRTVHAGETLSFNMALDKCHVFDGETLRNLAA, encoded by the coding sequence ATGGCACAAGTTACTCTGAAAAATCTCGAAAAGTCCTACGGTCCAACCAAGGTCATTCATGGCATTGATCTGGAGATCAAAGACAAAGAGTTTGTTGTTTTCGTTGGTCCATCTGGCTGCGGAAAATCCACCACACTGCGTATGATCGCTGGCCTTGAAACGATTTCGGGTGGCGAGTTGTTTATCGGTGACCGCGTTGTCAATGACATGCCACCGCGCCAACGGAATATCTCCATGGTGTTTCAGGACTACGCGCTCTACCCGCATATGACAGTGGCGAAGAACCTCGGCTTCTCGCTCAAAATTGCAGGTGTTTCTCAAAGTGAGATTGAGACGCGTGTGGCAGATGCCGCGGCTATTCTGGGGTTGGAGCCCTACCTGAAGCGCAAGCCGGGGCAGCTTTCCGGCGGTCAGCGCCAGCGCGTTGCTATGGGTCGTGCCATCGTGCGTCACCCGGATGTGTACCTGTTTGACGAGCCGCTCTCCAACCTGGACGCCAAGCTACGCACCCAGATGCGCATTGAGATCAAGAAGCTGCACCAGCGCGTGGGCAACACCATCATCTACGTGACCCACGATCAGGTGGAAGCGATGACATTGGCGGACCGGATCGTGATCATGCGTGACGGCATCATTGAACAGGTGGGCAGTCCGCGCGAGGTTTTTGAAAAGCCGAACAACACGTTCGTGGCGACCTTCATCGGGTCTCCGCCCATGAACTTGATTGATGCGCACGTGGCCAGCAGCAATGGCGACCCGGTGTTGAAACTGGGTGACGGCAGTGAGCTGAGTGCTCCGGCGCGTCTGCGCAATACTCTCGAAGCAGGTAAGGCGGTAAAGCTGGGTGTGCGGCCAGAAGACATCTCGCCGGAAGGCAATGCCTTGCCGACAGCCGGTGAAATCGCGCAATTGCAACTGCCTGTATTGCTCTCTGAAGACCTGGGCTCAGAGGCAACTTTGTTTACGGAGCTGGCAGGCTCTCCGGTTCAGTCCATCATGTATAATCCGCGCACAGTGCATGCTGGGGAAACGCTGAGCTTCAACATGGCGCTTGATAAATGCCATGTGTTTGATGGAGAGACCCTGCGCAATTTGGCAGCTTAA
- a CDS encoding aldehyde dehydrogenase (NADP(+)): MLTGCHLIAGEWVDNAQKFESSPFSGSAQSYACGTTELVDRAVKAAEDAFMTFGWTTRTERAKFLRTVADEIDARGAEITEVGCAETGLPEMRLNGERGRTVGQLRLFADHIEKGEYLDLTHDEAMPDRAPLPRPDLRLSQRPVGPVAVFGASNFPLAFSTAGGDTASALAAGCPVVVKGHEAHPGTAEIVAQAIDAAIKSCGMHPGIFSLVQGRSREVGTALVQHPLIKAVGFTGSLAGGRALFDLCTSRPEPIPFFGELGSINPNFIFPNALANRGEAIAAGWAGSLCMGAGQFCTNPGVVLLVEGAEADAFITKAQEALGATGEQPMLTDGIAAAYRSGAEKIAGEAGVEELVGTACATRGAKPYMFVTDAENWLGNKELQEEVFGPLGIVVKLKNIEQMQDVARAIEGQLTCTIHIDAADHAEARKLMPLLERKAGRVLANGFPTGVEVCDAMVHGGPYPASTNFGATSVGTMAIRRFLRPVCYQDMPLELVPGFEMEEMA; this comes from the coding sequence ATGCTAACAGGTTGCCATCTCATCGCCGGAGAATGGGTCGATAACGCCCAGAAATTCGAGTCATCCCCGTTCTCGGGCTCTGCCCAAAGCTATGCCTGCGGCACCACGGAGCTGGTTGACCGCGCCGTAAAGGCTGCTGAAGACGCCTTCATGACCTTCGGCTGGACCACCCGCACGGAGCGCGCCAAGTTCCTGCGCACTGTCGCAGACGAGATCGACGCGCGCGGTGCGGAAATCACCGAAGTAGGTTGCGCTGAAACCGGTCTGCCGGAAATGCGCCTCAACGGTGAGCGTGGCCGCACCGTTGGCCAGCTGCGCCTGTTCGCTGACCATATTGAAAAAGGCGAGTATCTGGACCTCACCCACGATGAAGCCATGCCAGACCGCGCGCCTCTGCCACGTCCTGACCTGCGTTTGAGCCAGCGTCCGGTTGGTCCGGTTGCCGTATTCGGCGCCTCCAACTTCCCACTGGCGTTCTCCACTGCAGGCGGCGACACGGCCTCTGCGCTGGCAGCTGGCTGTCCGGTGGTTGTGAAGGGCCATGAGGCCCATCCGGGCACTGCTGAGATTGTTGCCCAAGCCATTGACGCGGCGATCAAATCCTGCGGCATGCATCCGGGCATATTCTCGCTGGTGCAAGGCCGTAGCCGTGAAGTTGGCACCGCCCTTGTGCAGCACCCGCTGATCAAAGCTGTTGGCTTTACGGGCTCTCTGGCCGGTGGCCGCGCGTTGTTTGATCTGTGCACCTCCCGTCCTGAACCGATCCCATTCTTCGGCGAGTTGGGTTCCATCAATCCAAACTTCATCTTCCCGAATGCTCTTGCCAACCGTGGTGAGGCGATCGCCGCCGGTTGGGCTGGTTCCCTGTGCATGGGCGCAGGCCAGTTCTGCACCAACCCGGGCGTGGTTCTGCTGGTGGAAGGCGCAGAGGCAGATGCCTTCATCACCAAAGCACAGGAAGCACTGGGCGCTACCGGCGAGCAGCCAATGCTGACGGACGGCATCGCAGCGGCTTACCGCTCTGGCGCTGAGAAAATCGCTGGTGAAGCAGGCGTCGAGGAGTTGGTTGGCACGGCCTGCGCAACCCGTGGTGCCAAGCCGTATATGTTTGTGACGGATGCTGAAAACTGGCTCGGCAACAAAGAGCTGCAGGAAGAGGTGTTCGGCCCGCTTGGCATTGTCGTCAAGCTGAAGAACATCGAGCAGATGCAGGATGTGGCCCGCGCCATTGAAGGCCAATTGACCTGCACCATCCACATTGATGCCGCAGACCATGCAGAAGCCCGCAAGCTGATGCCATTGCTGGAGCGTAAAGCAGGCCGCGTGCTTGCAAATGGCTTCCCAACTGGCGTGGAAGTGTGTGATGCCATGGTTCACGGTGGCCCTTACCCGGCCTCCACCAACTTCGGCGCAACCTCTGTCGGCACTATGGCGATCCGCCGCTTCCTGCGTCCGGTTTGCTATCAGGATATGCCGCTGGAGCTGGTTCCGGGTTTTGAAATGGAAGAAATGGCGTAG
- a CDS encoding isoprenylcysteine carboxyl methyltransferase family protein, protein MPDASLAALLFLGFIILQRLSELVIARSNTKRLLEEGAYEVGASHYPLIVSVHVAWIIALVVLGYDKPVSIPWLMVFAVLQVFRLWILLSMGRRWTTRIIVAKTPLVTKGPFAFVRHPNYLLVALEIFTAPMVLGLFPIAFLFSGFNGAILALRIRVEDEALTDLR, encoded by the coding sequence ATGCCTGATGCTTCCTTAGCTGCCCTGCTGTTTTTAGGGTTCATCATCCTTCAGCGCCTCTCCGAGCTGGTCATCGCCCGCAGCAACACCAAACGCTTACTGGAGGAAGGGGCTTATGAGGTTGGCGCCTCCCACTACCCGCTGATTGTCAGCGTGCATGTGGCGTGGATCATCGCACTTGTTGTGCTGGGCTACGACAAGCCGGTCTCCATTCCGTGGCTAATGGTGTTCGCCGTTTTGCAGGTGTTCCGGCTCTGGATTCTGCTCAGCATGGGTCGTCGCTGGACCACGCGCATTATTGTGGCGAAAACGCCGCTGGTGACCAAAGGACCGTTTGCGTTTGTGCGTCATCCCAATTACTTGCTGGTGGCACTGGAGATCTTCACCGCCCCTATGGTGCTCGGCTTGTTCCCGATCGCCTTCCTGTTCTCCGGCTTTAACGGTGCCATCCTTGCCCTGCGAATTCGTGTGGAAGATGAGGCTCTTACGGATCTGCGGTAG
- a CDS encoding type III polyketide synthase, producing MPVYLTGLATAVPPYELPQTLVLDYARRILGPKFAQFERMAGTFLTAGVKTRYSFAPLEWFLEPQDWKTRNETYVRGATELFITAARKALLKAGLRADEIDTIVTVSSTGIATPTLEAQAWKQMGFRQDIMRVPVFGLGCAGGVSGLSIAQQLAQAKPGSNVLMVALEGCTLSFRSDRLTKADIIATVLFGDGAGAACLSTSKPEGSKPVFQLGAGHQEMWPDTLNIMGWNVEEHGLGVVFDRSIPDFATEHFRDVTERSLSALSMEKSVVDRFVCHPGGAKVVQALEGALDLPTGVLDVEREILQEFGNMSAPTALFVLERVLERGAQGNMVMCALGPGFTASFQPVSVIPSGAGGHRDATDFSKPEGVINA from the coding sequence ATGCCCGTTTACCTGACTGGCCTTGCGACAGCGGTGCCGCCCTATGAATTACCCCAGACTCTGGTGCTGGACTACGCTCGCCGGATTCTTGGGCCAAAGTTTGCGCAGTTCGAGCGCATGGCTGGCACGTTTCTGACCGCCGGTGTCAAAACCCGATACTCCTTTGCGCCACTGGAATGGTTTCTGGAACCTCAGGACTGGAAGACCAGAAACGAAACCTATGTGCGCGGCGCAACGGAGCTGTTCATCACCGCCGCCCGCAAAGCGCTGCTTAAAGCGGGGTTGCGGGCAGATGAGATCGATACGATCGTCACCGTCTCCTCTACCGGGATCGCAACACCAACGCTGGAAGCGCAGGCCTGGAAGCAGATGGGATTCCGGCAGGACATTATGCGCGTGCCGGTGTTTGGGCTGGGGTGCGCCGGTGGCGTTTCCGGTCTTTCCATCGCACAGCAGCTGGCGCAGGCGAAACCGGGCAGCAACGTGCTCATGGTCGCGCTAGAAGGCTGTACACTCTCCTTCCGCAGTGACCGCCTCACCAAGGCCGATATCATCGCCACCGTTCTGTTTGGCGATGGCGCAGGAGCTGCCTGCCTGTCCACCAGCAAGCCGGAAGGGTCCAAACCGGTGTTCCAGCTGGGGGCGGGACATCAGGAGATGTGGCCGGACACACTCAACATCATGGGCTGGAACGTGGAAGAACACGGCCTTGGCGTGGTGTTCGACCGCTCTATCCCCGACTTCGCCACAGAGCACTTCCGCGATGTGACAGAGCGCAGTCTCAGTGCCCTTTCCATGGAAAAGTCTGTCGTTGACCGCTTCGTCTGCCACCCGGGCGGTGCGAAGGTGGTGCAGGCATTGGAAGGCGCGTTGGATCTGCCCACCGGTGTTCTGGATGTGGAGCGCGAGATCCTGCAGGAGTTCGGCAACATGTCCGCTCCAACAGCCCTGTTTGTGCTGGAACGGGTTCTGGAGCGCGGCGCACAGGGCAACATGGTCATGTGCGCCCTTGGCCCCGGTTTCACAGCTTCCTTCCAACCGGTCAGTGTCATTCCCTCAGGGGCTGGCGGGCACCGGGACGCAACTGACTTTTCAAAACCAGAGGGGGTGATCAATGCCTGA
- a CDS encoding YgjV family protein — protein sequence MDPLVIQGFGLAAYAVNMVGFSTKRDQLFRGLLFVSCSLFCIHYVLMGAYVAGTNLGVNGVRSFVSLRFKGYTWFGIFAVIQTIMSVMVYEGLIDLLPWTASLMSGFALFCLSGIQMRIAMFSCALTWMVNALIVGSWGGSLNDITNATLLAITIYRMKSATEREARQAAL from the coding sequence ATGGATCCACTCGTCATACAGGGCTTTGGGCTGGCGGCCTATGCCGTCAACATGGTTGGCTTTTCCACCAAACGTGACCAGCTGTTTCGCGGCCTGCTATTTGTCAGCTGCTCCCTATTCTGCATCCATTATGTGCTCATGGGCGCGTATGTGGCAGGCACGAACCTTGGCGTCAATGGTGTGCGGTCCTTCGTTTCCCTGCGCTTCAAAGGCTACACGTGGTTTGGCATCTTTGCTGTCATCCAAACCATCATGAGTGTGATGGTGTATGAAGGCCTCATTGACCTACTGCCTTGGACAGCCTCTCTCATGAGCGGGTTCGCGCTCTTCTGTCTCAGTGGAATCCAGATGCGCATCGCCATGTTCTCCTGTGCGCTCACATGGATGGTCAACGCCCTGATCGTGGGATCCTGGGGCGGGTCGCTCAACGACATCACCAATGCCACGCTGCTGGCGATCACCATCTACCGTATGAAATCCGCAACTGAACGGGAGGCCCGGCAAGCCGCACTCTGA
- a CDS encoding GNAT family N-acetyltransferase, protein MNTPSDLALPPLTLHEICEEDALDVLEFESSNSTFFEKWVPARGPEHFEEESLKQVIRDLMTDPDRFYLMRSEAGELVGRINLRNLGKEPLNTAELGYRVGEKHLGKGYAKAAVVAVADLVRAQGDLSELEAFAADNNPASSNVLRACGFRWDKDGTKTVHLNGNPLTLHRFTLTL, encoded by the coding sequence ATGAATACACCCAGCGACCTTGCCCTGCCGCCCCTCACTCTTCACGAAATCTGCGAGGAGGATGCTCTTGATGTTCTGGAGTTTGAGAGCAGCAACAGCACCTTCTTTGAAAAATGGGTCCCAGCCCGCGGGCCAGAGCATTTTGAGGAAGAATCCCTGAAGCAGGTCATTCGCGATCTGATGACGGACCCGGATCGGTTTTATCTGATGCGCTCCGAGGCTGGCGAACTTGTGGGCCGCATTAACCTGCGCAACCTAGGCAAGGAGCCTTTGAACACAGCAGAACTGGGCTACCGCGTGGGTGAAAAACACCTTGGCAAAGGCTACGCCAAAGCCGCCGTTGTTGCCGTTGCGGATCTGGTGCGGGCGCAAGGGGATCTATCGGAGCTGGAAGCCTTTGCGGCAGACAACAATCCGGCCTCTTCCAACGTGCTGCGGGCCTGTGGTTTCCGTTGGGATAAAGACGGAACCAAGACCGTCCACCTGAACGGCAACCCGTTGACATTGCACCGCTTTACTCTGACGCTGTGA